One window of the Rufibacter radiotolerans genome contains the following:
- a CDS encoding cellulase family glycosylhydrolase, with the protein MNLKNLYLWAALCCLLTQSCFKTGTEKEVVKPRAIWTKEKANEWYGQQDYLIGPNFSPSTAINQLEMWQAETFDTATIARELGWAESIGMNTARVYLHDLLWEQDSVGFLRRLDTFLNIAQRHNIKPMLVIFDSVWDPNPQIGKQREPRPHVHNSGWVQSPGSAGLQDSTQYPRLERYVKGVMGKFANDKRVLAWDIWNEPYNLNKGSAYGKQELPNKLDYVLPLLKKSFTWARAMNPSQPVTSGVWMGNWATHDSLTAMQKLMVAESDIITFHNYDGPEELEQRINWLKRYGRPMICTEYMARPNGSTFQGALPIAKKHNVGMINWGFVDGKTQTIYPWDSWDKNYTAEPTVWFHDIFRKDGTPYRQEEVDLIKSVAGVQAKK; encoded by the coding sequence ATGAACCTGAAGAACCTGTATTTGTGGGCCGCGCTTTGCTGCCTGCTCACCCAAAGCTGTTTCAAGACCGGCACCGAGAAAGAGGTAGTAAAACCCCGCGCTATCTGGACCAAAGAGAAAGCCAACGAGTGGTATGGCCAGCAGGACTACTTGATTGGGCCTAACTTCTCACCGAGCACCGCCATTAACCAGCTGGAGATGTGGCAGGCCGAAACCTTTGACACAGCCACCATTGCCCGCGAGCTGGGCTGGGCCGAGTCTATTGGTATGAACACCGCCCGCGTGTACCTGCATGACCTGCTCTGGGAGCAGGATTCGGTGGGCTTTTTGCGGCGCCTGGACACGTTCCTGAACATCGCGCAGCGCCACAACATAAAACCTATGCTGGTGATCTTTGACTCCGTGTGGGACCCTAACCCCCAAATAGGCAAGCAGCGCGAACCCCGGCCGCACGTGCATAACTCGGGATGGGTGCAGAGCCCGGGGTCGGCCGGCCTGCAGGATTCTACCCAGTACCCGCGCCTGGAGCGCTACGTGAAAGGGGTAATGGGTAAGTTTGCCAACGATAAGCGCGTGCTGGCCTGGGACATCTGGAACGAACCCTACAACCTCAACAAAGGCTCGGCCTACGGCAAGCAGGAACTGCCCAACAAACTGGACTACGTGTTGCCGCTCCTCAAAAAATCCTTTACCTGGGCCCGCGCCATGAACCCCTCGCAGCCCGTGACCTCTGGCGTCTGGATGGGCAACTGGGCCACCCATGACTCCTTAACCGCCATGCAAAAACTGATGGTAGCCGAGTCTGACATCATCACCTTCCATAACTATGACGGCCCCGAGGAACTGGAGCAACGCATTAACTGGCTCAAGCGCTACGGCCGCCCCATGATCTGCACCGAGTACATGGCCCGCCCGAACGGCAGCACCTTCCAGGGCGCCCTGCCCATCGCCAAAAAGCACAACGTAGGCATGATTAACTGGGGCTTTGTGGACGGTAAAACCCAGACTATCTACCCCTGGGACAGCTGGGACAAGAACTACACCGCTGAGCCCACTGTCTGGTTCCATGACATCTTCCGGAAAGACGGCACCCCTTACCGCCAGGAAGAAGTAGACCTCATTAAAAGCGTAGCCGGCGTACAAGCGAAGAAGTAA